The following coding sequences are from one Lolium rigidum isolate FL_2022 chromosome 6, APGP_CSIRO_Lrig_0.1, whole genome shotgun sequence window:
- the LOC124660564 gene encoding putative pectinesterase 11, with protein MLNLVNSPARAAAATLLLALLCLCSAISSSSDAAGASAMPGSVSNLLTVDQSGKGDHRTIQDAINAVPANSSAATVIRIRPGVYRQKIVVNKPRITLTGASARATVITWNEQWLSADSPTVSVVASDFVAKRLTFQNTFGDSKAAVAVRVAGDRAAFYGCSFVSFQDTLLDDAGRHYYRGCYVEGGTDFIFGNGQALFDKCHLHSTSRFGGAFTAQHRLSESEETGYSFVGCKLTGVGVATSILGRPWGPYSRVVFALSYMSSAVSPRGWDDWGESDRQR; from the exons ATGTTAAATCTCGTCAACTCGCCCGCCAGGGCCGCGGCAGCGACACTACTGCTGGCCCTGCTCTGCCTTTGCTCTGCCATCTCTTCCTCCTCCGACGCGGCCGGCGCCAGCGCCATGCCGGGCTCGGTCAGCAATCTCCTCACGGTGGACCAGTCCGGCAAAGGCGACCACAGGACGATCCAGGACGCGATCAACGCCGTCCCGGCGAAcagctccgccgccaccgtcaTCCGGATCAGGCCCGGGGTTTACAGGCAA AAGATCGTGGTGAACAAGCCCCGCATAACACTGACCGGGGCCAGCGCCAGGGCGACCGTCATCACCTGGAACGAGCAGTGGCTCTCGGCCGACTCGCCGACCGTCTCCGTGGTGGCCTCCGATTTCGTCGCCAAGCGCCTGACGTTTCAG AACACGTTTGGGGACAGCAAGGCGGCCGTCGCGGTGAGGGTCGCCGGCGACCGGGCGGCGTTCTACGGGTGCAGCTTCGTGTCGTTCCAGGACACGCTCCTCGACGACGCGGGCCGCCATTACTACCGCGGGTGCTACGTGGAAGGCGGCACCGACTTCATCTTCGGAAACGGGCAGGCGCTCTTCGAC AAATGCCATCTGCACTCCACCTCGCGCTTCGGCGGCGCGTTCACGGCGCAGCATCGGTTGTCGGAGTCGGAGGAGACGGGGTACAGCTTCGTCggctgcaagctcaccggcgtcggGGTCGCCACGTCCATCCTGGGCCGGCCATGGGGCCCCTACTCCCGCGTCGTCTTCGCCCTCAGCTACATGTCCAGCGCGGTGAGCCCTCGAGGCTGGGACGACTGGGGCGAGAGCGACAGGCAGAGGTAA